From a single Streptomyces sp. NBC_00377 genomic region:
- a CDS encoding CTP synthase translates to MTPKSTTTKHIFVTGGVASSLGKGLTASSLGMLLKARGLRVVMQKLDPYLNVDPGTMNPFQHGEVFVTNDGAETDLDIGHYERFLDRDLDGSANVTTGQVYNTVIAKERRGEYLGDTVQVIPHITNEIKHRIRRMATDEVDVVITEVGGTVGDIESLPFLETVRQVRHEVGRDNVFVVHISLLPYIGPSGELKTKPTQHSVAALRNIGIQPDAIVLRCDREVPTAIKRKISLMCDVDEDAVVACPDARSIYDIPKTVHGEGLDAYVVRKLDLPFRDVDWTTWDDLLDRVHNPDHEVTLALVGKYIDLPDAYLSVTEALRAGGFANKARVKIKWVTSDDCKTPAGARAQLEDVDGICIPGGFGDRGVLGKVGAIRYARENRIPLLGLCLGLQCIVIEAARNLADIGDANSTEFDPATAHPVISTMAEQLDIVAGEGDMGGTMRLGMYPAKLAEGSIVREVYDGKEYVEERHRHRYEVNNGYRAELEKKAGILFSGTSPDGKLVEYVEYPRDVHPYLVATQAHPELRSRPTRPHPLFAGLVKAAVQRTVEAGRSSK, encoded by the coding sequence ATGACGCCCAAATCCACGACGACCAAGCACATCTTCGTCACCGGGGGTGTCGCCTCCTCGCTCGGCAAGGGTCTGACGGCCTCCAGCCTCGGCATGCTGCTGAAGGCACGGGGACTGCGGGTCGTGATGCAGAAGCTCGACCCGTACCTGAACGTCGACCCGGGCACGATGAACCCCTTCCAGCACGGTGAGGTCTTCGTCACCAACGACGGCGCCGAGACCGACCTGGACATCGGGCACTACGAGCGCTTCCTCGACCGTGACCTCGACGGCTCCGCCAACGTCACCACGGGCCAGGTCTACAACACGGTGATCGCCAAGGAGCGGCGCGGCGAGTACCTGGGAGACACGGTCCAGGTCATCCCGCACATCACGAACGAGATCAAGCACCGCATCCGCCGCATGGCGACGGACGAGGTCGACGTGGTGATCACCGAGGTCGGCGGCACGGTCGGCGACATCGAGTCGCTGCCGTTCCTGGAGACGGTCCGCCAGGTCCGGCACGAGGTCGGCCGGGACAACGTCTTCGTGGTGCACATCTCTCTCCTGCCGTACATCGGCCCCTCGGGCGAGCTGAAGACCAAGCCGACCCAGCACTCGGTCGCCGCGCTCCGCAACATCGGTATCCAGCCGGACGCGATCGTGCTGCGCTGCGACCGCGAGGTGCCGACCGCGATCAAGCGCAAGATCTCGCTGATGTGCGACGTCGACGAGGACGCGGTGGTGGCCTGTCCCGACGCCCGCTCGATCTACGACATCCCGAAGACCGTCCACGGCGAGGGCCTGGACGCCTACGTCGTCCGCAAGCTGGACCTGCCGTTCCGCGATGTGGACTGGACGACCTGGGACGACCTGCTCGACCGCGTCCACAACCCCGACCACGAGGTCACCCTCGCGCTGGTCGGCAAGTACATCGACCTGCCCGACGCCTATCTCTCGGTCACCGAGGCGCTGCGGGCCGGCGGCTTCGCCAACAAGGCCCGCGTGAAGATCAAGTGGGTCACCTCGGACGACTGCAAGACCCCCGCGGGCGCCAGGGCGCAGCTCGAGGACGTCGACGGGATCTGCATCCCGGGCGGCTTCGGCGACCGCGGTGTGCTCGGCAAGGTCGGCGCGATCCGCTACGCCCGCGAGAACCGCATCCCGCTGCTCGGCCTGTGCCTGGGTCTGCAGTGCATCGTGATCGAGGCCGCGCGCAACCTGGCCGACATCGGCGACGCCAACTCCACCGAGTTCGACCCGGCCACCGCCCACCCGGTCATCTCCACCATGGCCGAGCAGCTCGACATCGTGGCCGGCGAGGGCGACATGGGCGGAACGATGCGCCTGGGCATGTACCCGGCCAAGCTGGCCGAGGGCTCCATCGTCCGTGAGGTGTACGACGGCAAGGAGTACGTCGAGGAGCGGCACCGTCACCGCTACGAGGTGAACAACGGCTACCGGGCCGAGCTCGAGAAGAAGGCGGGCATCCTGTTCTCCGGCACCTCGCCGGACGGCAAGCTCGTCGAGTACGTCGAGTACCCGCGTGACGTCCACCCCTACCTGGTGGCCACGCAGGCCCATCCCGAGCTGCGCTCGCGGCCCACGCGTCCGCACCCGCTGTTCGCCGGCCTGGTGAAGGCGGCGGTGCAGCGGACCGTCGAAGCGGGGCGGAGTTCGAAGTAA
- a CDS encoding NUDIX hydrolase has translation MTIKDTAEAWEIRSSETPFVGKKTAVRTDEVVMPDGSVVRRDYQVHPGSVGVLALDDDDRVLLIKQYRHPVRMKLWEVPAGLLDVPGENPLHAAQRELYEEAHVKAEDWRVLADVYPTAGGCDESVRIFLARGLSEADGERFEVEDEEADMEHARVPVDELVRGVLAGDLHSNCLVVGVLSLVAARAGDGLDALRPAEAPWPARPFEA, from the coding sequence ATGACGATCAAGGACACCGCCGAGGCGTGGGAGATCCGGTCCAGCGAGACGCCCTTCGTCGGCAAGAAGACTGCCGTCCGCACGGACGAGGTGGTCATGCCCGACGGCTCGGTGGTCCGCCGGGACTACCAGGTCCACCCGGGGTCCGTGGGCGTCCTCGCCCTGGACGACGACGACCGTGTCCTGCTCATCAAGCAGTACCGCCACCCCGTGCGGATGAAGCTGTGGGAGGTACCGGCCGGGCTGCTCGACGTGCCCGGCGAGAACCCGCTGCACGCGGCCCAGCGCGAGCTGTACGAGGAGGCGCACGTCAAGGCCGAGGACTGGCGGGTGCTGGCCGACGTGTACCCGACGGCGGGCGGCTGCGACGAGTCGGTGCGCATCTTCCTGGCCCGCGGCCTGTCCGAGGCGGACGGGGAGCGCTTCGAGGTGGAGGACGAGGAGGCCGACATGGAGCACGCACGCGTGCCGGTCGACGAGCTCGTCCGGGGTGTGCTCGCGGGGGACCTGCACAGCAACTGCCTCGTCGTGGGTGTCCTCTCCCTGGTCGCCGCGCGCGCCGGCGACGGGCTCGACGCGCTGCGCCCGGCGGAGGCGCCCTGGCCGGCCCGCCCGTTCGAGGCGTGA
- a CDS encoding tetratricopeptide repeat protein encodes MTDQAVDTGGVQLSGHAATEGHFLGRTRELKELRADIERAGLDTISGRKAPRARVLLIAGRPGSGRTALAEELVRQVGDRYEDGVLRARLAEPDGTPVPVERAARELLAALDVPAPPGADEDELAALLRRALAERRVLLLLDDAAGAEQVDALLPDAPQCLLVAVSAGPLTGIADVRPCTLGGLDTKSGLELLTRYTGSVRITVDPRSAEGLVEACQGHPAALNLAGGWLAARPQAAVADLAKQLHAEGDEGTPLSRVFRLVHAALPAPAARILRLLCLAPAGLADPHTASALAGCSVGAARTTLDDLAALGLLRPLDSPLPQYEVPGCLYPLLRAAAETLDRPAELQLARARMLERTVRLLQSCRAVTETDNPQAREKLQGMPSAVRFPTPRAAAEWLRARRPALLASARLAVGDGELDTLARRLMSQLVRAMVAHFGTQAAAPDLYGIHQLVLDVAERRNLPREKAAALLNLADVDARTGRTTEALVRYRAALDAGREASDPYAIGRAMESVGGAHLQLEDHDRAADWFGRALAQRLARDERADAARLYGRIATAHTYAGRYGEAQRAWRAAAAGHRKNGDVGAYARALSELARVQEYAGRPEESLRTCQEAVEWARRAEDTRLQAAVQLRLADTLERLGDPVAAGLHRSAAERILGEELPDGEPKADPRPTSDPEPQPGAGPQPGAGPRSETKADAGPDAGPESQANAVPEQPGHLEHRANTCEIRSTSAED; translated from the coding sequence GTGACGGACCAGGCAGTGGACACAGGCGGCGTGCAGCTGTCGGGACACGCTGCGACGGAGGGCCATTTCCTGGGCCGTACCCGGGAGTTGAAAGAACTGCGCGCCGACATCGAGCGCGCCGGGCTGGACACCATCTCCGGGCGGAAGGCCCCACGCGCGCGCGTGCTCCTCATCGCCGGCCGGCCCGGCTCCGGACGCACGGCGCTCGCCGAGGAGCTCGTCCGCCAGGTCGGCGACCGCTACGAGGACGGCGTCCTGCGCGCCCGTCTCGCGGAGCCCGACGGCACACCCGTGCCGGTCGAGCGAGCCGCCCGAGAACTGCTCGCCGCGCTGGACGTGCCGGCCCCGCCCGGCGCCGACGAGGACGAGCTCGCGGCCCTCCTGCGCCGAGCCCTCGCCGAGCGCCGCGTGCTGCTCCTGCTGGACGACGCGGCCGGCGCCGAACAGGTCGACGCGCTGCTCCCGGACGCCCCCCAGTGCCTGCTCGTCGCCGTCTCCGCCGGACCGCTCACCGGCATCGCGGACGTGCGCCCCTGCACCCTGGGCGGCCTGGACACCAAGTCCGGCCTCGAACTGCTGACCCGGTACACCGGCTCGGTCCGTATCACCGTCGACCCGCGCTCCGCCGAGGGTCTCGTGGAGGCCTGCCAGGGGCATCCCGCCGCGCTGAACCTGGCCGGCGGCTGGCTCGCCGCCCGTCCCCAGGCGGCCGTCGCCGACCTCGCCAAGCAACTCCACGCGGAGGGCGACGAGGGGACCCCCCTCAGCCGGGTCTTCCGGCTCGTGCACGCGGCGCTGCCCGCGCCCGCCGCCCGGATCCTGCGCCTGCTCTGCCTCGCCCCCGCCGGCCTCGCCGACCCGCACACCGCCTCCGCCCTCGCCGGCTGCTCGGTGGGCGCCGCCCGCACCACCCTGGACGACCTCGCCGCTCTGGGCCTGCTGCGGCCCCTGGACTCGCCGCTGCCCCAGTACGAGGTCCCCGGATGCCTGTACCCCCTGCTGCGCGCCGCCGCCGAGACGCTCGACCGCCCGGCCGAACTCCAGCTGGCCCGGGCCCGCATGCTGGAGCGGACGGTACGGCTGCTCCAGTCCTGCCGGGCCGTCACGGAGACCGACAACCCCCAGGCCCGCGAGAAGCTCCAGGGCATGCCCAGCGCCGTGCGCTTCCCCACCCCGCGCGCCGCCGCCGAGTGGCTGCGCGCCCGCCGGCCCGCCCTGCTCGCCTCGGCCCGTCTCGCCGTCGGCGACGGGGAGCTGGACACCCTGGCCCGCCGGCTGATGTCCCAGCTGGTCAGGGCGATGGTCGCGCACTTCGGCACCCAGGCGGCGGCGCCCGACCTGTACGGCATCCACCAGCTCGTCCTCGACGTGGCCGAGCGCCGGAACCTGCCCCGTGAGAAGGCCGCCGCCCTGCTGAACCTCGCCGACGTCGATGCCAGGACCGGCCGCACGACGGAGGCGCTGGTGCGCTACCGGGCCGCGCTGGACGCCGGACGGGAGGCGAGCGACCCGTACGCGATCGGCCGCGCGATGGAATCCGTAGGCGGTGCGCACCTCCAGCTCGAGGACCACGACAGGGCCGCCGACTGGTTCGGCCGGGCCCTCGCCCAGCGCCTGGCCCGCGACGAGCGCGCGGACGCCGCCCGGCTCTACGGCCGCATCGCCACCGCCCACACCTACGCGGGCCGCTACGGGGAGGCGCAGCGGGCCTGGCGGGCGGCGGCGGCGGGACACCGCAAGAACGGTGACGTCGGCGCGTACGCGCGGGCGCTGAGCGAGCTGGCCCGGGTGCAGGAGTACGCGGGACGCCCCGAGGAGTCGCTGCGCACCTGTCAGGAGGCCGTGGAGTGGGCCCGGCGCGCCGAGGACACCCGCCTCCAGGCCGCCGTACAGCTGAGGCTGGCCGACACCCTGGAGCGCCTCGGCGATCCGGTGGCGGCCGGCCTGCACCGGAGCGCGGCCGAGCGCATCCTGGGAGAGGAGCTCCCGGACGGCGAGCCGAAGGCGGACCCGCGGCCGACGTCGGATCCGGAGCCGCAGCCGGGCGCCGGGCCGCAGCCGGGTGCCGGGCCGCGGTCGGAGACGAAGGCGGATGCGGGGCCTGATGCGGGGCCGGAATCGCAGGCGAATGCGGTGCCGGAACAGCCCGGTCACCTGGAACACCGCGCTAACACCTGCGAAATCCGCAGTACATCCGCAGAAGATTGA
- the ald gene encoding alanine dehydrogenase — MIHVKVGIPREVKNNEFRVAITPAGVHELVRHGHQVVVERNAGVGSSITDEEYVAAGARILGTADEVWATADLLLKVKEPIAEEYHRLRKDQTLFTYLHLAASKECTDALVESGTTAIAYETVELPSRALPLLAPMSEVAGRLAPQVGAYHLMRANGGRGVLPGGVPGVLAAKAVVIGGGVSGWNAAQIAIGMGFHVTLLDKDINKLKEADKIFGTRIQTVVSNAFELEKACLEADLVIGAVLIPGAKAPKLVTNELVSRMKPGSVLVDIAIDQGGCFEDSRPTTHAEPTFPVHESVFYCVANMPGAVPNTSTYALTNATLPYIVELADKGWVEALRRDPALAKGLNAHDGKVVYREVAEAHGLEHVELDSLLG; from the coding sequence GTGATCCACGTGAAGGTCGGCATCCCCCGCGAGGTCAAGAACAACGAGTTCCGGGTGGCCATCACCCCCGCCGGTGTGCACGAACTGGTGCGCCACGGCCACCAGGTCGTCGTCGAACGCAACGCCGGTGTCGGCTCGTCCATCACGGACGAGGAGTACGTGGCCGCCGGTGCGCGCATCCTCGGGACCGCCGACGAGGTGTGGGCCACGGCCGACCTGCTGCTGAAGGTCAAGGAGCCCATCGCCGAGGAGTACCACCGCCTCCGCAAGGACCAGACGCTGTTCACGTACCTGCACCTGGCCGCGTCCAAGGAGTGCACGGACGCCCTCGTGGAGTCCGGCACCACGGCGATCGCCTACGAGACCGTCGAGCTGCCGAGCCGTGCGCTGCCGCTGCTCGCCCCGATGTCCGAGGTCGCGGGCCGGCTGGCGCCCCAGGTCGGCGCCTACCACCTGATGCGCGCCAACGGCGGCCGCGGTGTGCTGCCCGGTGGTGTGCCGGGCGTGCTGGCCGCCAAGGCGGTCGTCATCGGCGGCGGGGTCTCCGGCTGGAACGCGGCGCAGATCGCCATCGGCATGGGCTTCCACGTGACCCTGCTCGACAAGGACATCAACAAGCTCAAGGAAGCCGACAAGATCTTCGGCACGCGGATCCAGACGGTCGTCTCCAACGCCTTCGAGCTGGAGAAGGCCTGTCTGGAGGCGGACCTCGTCATCGGCGCCGTCCTCATCCCGGGCGCCAAGGCCCCCAAGCTGGTCACCAACGAGCTGGTGTCCCGGATGAAGCCGGGAAGTGTCCTTGTCGACATCGCGATCGACCAGGGCGGCTGCTTCGAGGACTCCCGTCCGACCACCCACGCCGAGCCGACCTTCCCGGTCCACGAGTCGGTCTTCTACTGCGTCGCCAACATGCCCGGCGCGGTCCCCAACACCTCGACCTACGCGCTCACCAACGCCACGCTGCCCTACATCGTCGAACTCGCCGACAAGGGCTGGGTGGAGGCGCTGCGCCGCGACCCGGCGCTGGCCAAGGGCCTCAACGCCCATGACGGCAAGGTCGTTTACCGCGAGGTCGCGGAGGCGCACGGCCTGGAGCACGTGGAGCTGGACTCCCTGCTCGGCTGA
- a CDS encoding ParA family protein codes for MPTRAQVSAGPEAVGSVAVRTFAAHQSQRSPHMALSAHQSMDGHYVNAMAGDGSGAPHNQLADYDELPEGHFYDPDAEYEPDPEYAATLAPDAARQRRERVGPTGRPLPYFPIPGPLTQHGPATIIAMCNQKGGVGKTTSTINLGAALAEYGRRVLLVDFDPQGALSVGLGVNPMELDLTVYNLLMERGMAADEVLLKTAVPNMDLLPSNIDLSAAEVQLVSEVARESTLQRALKPLMDDYDYIVIDCQPSLGLLTVNALTAAHKVIVPLECEFFALRGVALLTETIEKVQERLNPELELDGILATMYDSRTVHSREVLARVVEAFDDHVYHTVIGRTVRFPETTVAGEPITTYASNSVGAAAYRQLAREVLARCHAE; via the coding sequence ATGCCGACGCGGGCCCAGGTTTCCGCGGGGCCCGAGGCTGTCGGCTCCGTCGCTGTCCGAACCTTCGCAGCCCACCAGAGCCAGCGCAGCCCTCATATGGCTCTGTCAGCACACCAGAGCATGGATGGCCATTACGTGAACGCCATGGCCGGCGACGGAAGTGGCGCGCCCCACAACCAACTCGCCGACTACGACGAACTGCCCGAAGGGCACTTCTACGATCCCGATGCCGAGTACGAGCCGGACCCGGAATACGCGGCCACGCTCGCGCCCGACGCGGCCCGACAGCGCCGTGAGCGCGTCGGTCCGACCGGACGCCCGCTGCCGTACTTCCCGATCCCGGGCCCGCTGACCCAGCACGGCCCCGCGACGATCATCGCGATGTGCAACCAGAAGGGCGGCGTGGGCAAGACGACGTCGACCATCAACCTGGGTGCCGCGCTCGCGGAGTACGGCCGGCGCGTGCTGCTCGTGGACTTCGACCCGCAGGGCGCGCTGTCGGTCGGTCTCGGCGTCAACCCGATGGAGCTCGACCTCACCGTCTACAACCTGCTCATGGAGCGGGGCATGGCGGCGGACGAGGTGCTCCTCAAGACGGCGGTCCCGAACATGGACCTGCTGCCCAGCAACATCGACCTGTCGGCCGCCGAGGTCCAGTTGGTCTCCGAGGTCGCGCGCGAGTCCACGCTCCAGCGTGCGCTCAAGCCGCTGATGGACGACTACGACTACATCGTCATCGACTGTCAGCCCTCGCTCGGCCTGCTCACCGTGAACGCCCTGACGGCCGCTCACAAGGTGATAGTGCCGCTGGAGTGCGAGTTCTTCGCCCTTCGTGGTGTGGCGCTGCTGACCGAGACCATCGAGAAGGTCCAGGAACGGCTCAACCCGGAACTGGAGCTCGACGGGATCCTCGCCACGATGTACGACTCGCGCACCGTGCACAGCCGTGAGGTGCTCGCGCGGGTGGTCGAGGCCTTCGACGACCACGTCTACCACACGGTCATCGGGCGCACCGTCCGCTTCCCGGAGACCACGGTCGCCGGTGAGCCGATCACCACGTACGCCTCCAACTCCGTCGGCGCCGCCGCCTACCGTCAGCTCGCCAGGGAGGTGCTCGCCCGGTGTCACGCCGAGTGA
- a CDS encoding segregation and condensation protein A — MTSNDAPASASGGSAGRRRALGRGPGPAPPEPVATPEAPEVVSPAPAAPPAEPAAPADERGGGGPEGRQPFDAGPSGPPGPSEPPESPDGVFTVRLANFEGPFDLLLQLISKHKMDVTEVALSKVTDEFMAHIRAMGPDWDLDQTTEFLVVAATLLDLKAARLLPAAEVEDEADLALLEARDLLFARLLQYRAYKRVADIFTQRLESEARRYPRTVGLEPHHAELLPEVVISIGAEGFARLAVKAMQPRAKPQVYVDHIHAPLVSVQEQAGIVVARLRELGEASFRTLVEDTDDTLTVVARFLALLELYREKAVALDQESALGELLVRWTGGDGEAQPVVTDEFDRPPEEPEKETKT, encoded by the coding sequence ATGACCTCGAACGACGCTCCCGCATCTGCCTCCGGCGGCTCAGCCGGCCGCAGGCGTGCGCTGGGGCGCGGGCCGGGGCCGGCTCCGCCGGAGCCGGTCGCCACGCCCGAGGCGCCCGAGGTGGTGTCCCCGGCGCCTGCCGCGCCGCCGGCCGAGCCCGCCGCTCCCGCCGACGAGCGGGGCGGCGGCGGGCCCGAGGGACGGCAGCCGTTCGACGCCGGGCCCTCGGGGCCTCCCGGGCCCTCCGAGCCCCCCGAATCCCCTGACGGGGTCTTCACGGTCCGGCTCGCCAACTTCGAGGGGCCCTTCGACCTGCTGCTTCAGTTGATCTCCAAGCACAAGATGGACGTCACCGAGGTCGCGCTGTCGAAGGTCACCGACGAGTTCATGGCGCACATCCGCGCGATGGGCCCCGACTGGGACCTGGACCAGACGACCGAGTTCCTCGTCGTCGCCGCCACCCTGCTCGATCTCAAGGCGGCCCGGCTGCTGCCCGCCGCGGAGGTCGAGGACGAGGCGGACCTGGCGCTGCTGGAGGCACGGGATCTGCTGTTCGCCCGGCTGCTCCAGTACCGGGCCTACAAGCGGGTCGCCGACATCTTCACGCAGCGGCTGGAGAGCGAGGCCCGCCGCTATCCCCGTACCGTCGGACTCGAGCCGCACCACGCGGAGCTGCTGCCCGAGGTCGTCATCAGCATCGGCGCGGAGGGGTTCGCGCGGCTGGCGGTCAAGGCCATGCAGCCCAGGGCCAAGCCGCAGGTGTACGTGGACCACATCCACGCCCCGCTGGTGAGCGTGCAGGAGCAGGCCGGGATCGTCGTCGCACGGCTCAGGGAGCTCGGCGAGGCGAGCTTCCGCACGCTGGTGGAGGACACCGACGACACCCTGACCGTCGTGGCCCGTTTCCTGGCGCTGCTCGAGCTGTACCGGGAGAAGGCCGTGGCCCTCGACCAGGAGAGCGCGCTCGGCGAGCTGCTGGTGCGCTGGACCGGTGGCGACGGGGAGGCACAGCCGGTGGTCACGGACGAGTTCGACCGGCCGCCCGAGGAGCCCGAGAAGGAGACGAAGACGTGA
- the scpB gene encoding SMC-Scp complex subunit ScpB, whose translation MVVDEPATEEHLAKILQRPRRKVADALRELADEYTVQGRGFELRLVAGGWRFYSRPEYAAAVEGFVLDGQQARLTQAALETLAVVAYRQPVSRSRVSAVRGVNCDGVMRTLLQRGLVEEAGAEPETGAILYVTTNYFLERMGLRGLDELPELAPFLPEAEAIEAEMQEGVPSFDPDAPDADADDTTTTEL comes from the coding sequence ATGGTCGTCGACGAACCCGCGACCGAGGAGCACCTCGCGAAGATCCTCCAGCGGCCGAGGCGCAAGGTCGCGGACGCGCTGCGCGAGCTGGCCGACGAGTACACCGTGCAGGGGCGGGGCTTCGAGCTGAGGCTCGTCGCGGGCGGCTGGCGGTTCTACTCCCGGCCCGAGTACGCGGCCGCCGTGGAGGGCTTCGTGCTCGACGGCCAGCAGGCCCGGCTCACCCAGGCGGCGCTGGAGACCCTGGCGGTCGTCGCCTACCGCCAGCCGGTCAGCCGCAGCCGGGTCTCCGCGGTGCGCGGAGTGAACTGCGACGGCGTGATGCGCACCCTGCTCCAGCGCGGTCTGGTCGAGGAGGCGGGCGCGGAACCCGAAACAGGTGCGATCCTGTACGTGACGACGAACTACTTTCTGGAGCGGATGGGCCTGCGCGGTCTGGACGAGCTCCCGGAGCTCGCGCCCTTTCTCCCCGAGGCGGAGGCGATCGAGGCCGAGATGCAGGAAGGGGTCCCGTCGTTCGATCCGGACGCACCGGATGCAGATGCAGACGACACGACGACGACGGAACTTTGA
- a CDS encoding pseudouridine synthase codes for MRSSGSGSGRNNGRGKPRGAGGGGSQSRGGSGGRDDRSRGGSGGRDDRSRGGSGGRDDRPQGGGGRDDRPKRPSKPRPEERRYDVGPGATHEGPKAGRGGAARGGAKGGPRQGQQRGGRTEPARSREYETRAEERNRDRYAGKPEIKLPKTFPGAEQEGERLQKVLARAGYGSRRACEELIEQARVEVNGEIVLEQGKRVDPENDEVKVDGLTVATQSYQFFSLNKPAGVVSTMEDNEGRQCLGDYVTNRETRLFHVGRLDTETEGVILLTNHGELAHRLTHPKYGVKKVYLAHIVGPIPRDLGKQLKDGIQLEDGYAKADHFRVVEQTGKNYLVEVTLHEGRKHIVRRMLAEAGFPVDKLVRVAFGPITLGDQKSGWLRRLSNTEVGMLMKEVDL; via the coding sequence ATGCGAAGCAGTGGCAGCGGCAGTGGCAGGAACAACGGGCGCGGCAAGCCCCGGGGCGCCGGTGGGGGCGGTTCCCAGTCGAGGGGCGGCTCGGGAGGCCGCGACGACAGGTCGAGGGGCGGCTCCGGAGGCCGTGACGACAGGTCGAGGGGTGGCTCCGGAGGCCGTGACGACCGGCCCCAGGGCGGGGGAGGGCGCGACGACAGGCCGAAGCGCCCGAGCAAGCCCCGTCCCGAGGAGCGCCGCTACGACGTAGGCCCCGGCGCCACCCACGAGGGCCCGAAGGCCGGACGCGGCGGAGCGGCCCGCGGCGGCGCCAAGGGCGGCCCCAGGCAGGGCCAGCAGCGCGGCGGACGCACGGAGCCGGCGCGCTCCCGCGAGTACGAGACGCGCGCCGAGGAGCGCAACCGGGACCGGTACGCGGGCAAGCCGGAGATCAAGCTCCCCAAGACCTTCCCGGGCGCCGAGCAGGAGGGCGAGCGGCTTCAGAAGGTCCTCGCGCGTGCGGGTTACGGCTCCCGGCGTGCCTGTGAGGAGCTGATCGAGCAGGCCCGCGTCGAGGTCAACGGTGAGATCGTCCTGGAGCAGGGCAAGCGGGTCGACCCGGAGAACGACGAGGTCAAGGTCGACGGTCTGACGGTCGCCACCCAGTCGTACCAGTTCTTCTCGCTGAACAAGCCGGCCGGCGTCGTCTCCACGATGGAGGACAACGAGGGCCGTCAGTGCCTCGGCGACTACGTGACCAACCGCGAGACGCGGCTGTTCCACGTGGGGCGGCTGGACACCGAGACCGAGGGCGTCATCCTGCTCACCAACCACGGCGAGCTGGCGCACCGGCTGACCCACCCCAAGTACGGCGTGAAGAAGGTCTACCTCGCGCACATCGTGGGCCCGATCCCGCGTGACCTGGGCAAGCAGCTGAAGGACGGCATCCAACTGGAGGACGGGTACGCGAAGGCGGACCACTTCCGGGTCGTCGAGCAGACCGGCAAGAACTACCTGGTCGAGGTGACCCTGCACGAGGGTCGCAAGCACATCGTGCGCCGGATGCTGGCGGAGGCCGGGTTCCCGGTCGACAAGCTGGTCCGCGTCGCCTTCGGTCCGATCACCCTGGGCGACCAGAAGTCGGGCTGGCTGCGACGGCTGTCCAACACCGAGGTCGGCATGCTGATGAAGGAAGTCGACCTGTAG
- a CDS encoding NUDIX hydrolase, with protein MFVVRGYDKYAHEPFAVTVDLAVLTLRAGALHVLLVERGQEPYAGRWALPGGFVRPDESAETAARRELAEETGLKDVRGLHLEQLRTYSEPGRDPRMRVVSVAFAALLPDAPEPTGGGDAARAAWLPHDDAEPLAFDHDRILADAHDRVGAKLEYTCLATAFCPPEFTLGELQQVYETVWGTELDRPNFRRKVLASPGFVELVPGAVRLTGGRGKPAALYRAGTATALHPPLLRPPREGRSA; from the coding sequence GTGTTCGTCGTGCGGGGTTATGACAAGTACGCCCACGAACCCTTCGCCGTCACCGTCGATCTCGCCGTCCTCACCCTCCGCGCGGGCGCACTGCACGTGCTGCTCGTCGAGCGGGGCCAGGAGCCGTACGCCGGCCGGTGGGCGCTGCCCGGGGGCTTCGTGCGGCCGGACGAGTCCGCCGAGACGGCCGCCCGGCGCGAACTCGCCGAGGAGACCGGCCTGAAGGACGTCCGCGGACTGCACCTGGAGCAGCTGCGCACCTACAGCGAACCCGGCCGCGACCCCCGGATGCGGGTCGTGTCCGTCGCCTTCGCCGCACTGCTGCCCGACGCCCCCGAGCCGACGGGCGGCGGCGACGCGGCCCGGGCGGCCTGGCTGCCGCACGACGACGCGGAGCCGCTCGCCTTCGACCACGACCGGATCCTCGCCGACGCCCACGACCGGGTCGGGGCCAAGCTCGAGTACACCTGCCTCGCCACGGCCTTCTGTCCGCCCGAGTTCACCCTCGGAGAACTCCAGCAGGTCTACGAGACGGTGTGGGGGACGGAGCTCGACCGCCCCAACTTCCGTCGCAAGGTGCTCGCGAGCCCCGGGTTCGTCGAACTCGTGCCCGGCGCCGTACGTCTGACCGGCGGTCGCGGAAAGCCCGCCGCCCTGTACCGCGCGGGCACCGCCACCGCGCTCCACCCGCCCCTGCTGCGACCGCCCCGGGAAGGACGATCCGCATGA